GATTTAAATCACTAAGGTTAAAGCTGATTCTTACATAAAACACTTGAGCAGAGGTTAGTTATAATATTGTgacaataataattgtaattatatacacacacaaatgggGAGGTATTAAGCATTCAAACATGCTTTTATTATAGTTTACAACGTccctgttttatttatataacacaaaAATACAGTGAGATATGAAAAGACCATTAGACCTTTATCACTTTACATGTCTACTTAATTGACTGTTTAATCTGGCAACCTTGTTAAATAGTAAAAATGTCTGTAGTCCAAGGCAGTTCCAAATTTTGTAACAAAGTTGAAGAGctaatattttctgaataaattcCTTAGACAGCTCAGGTCATCTCATCAATAATACTGCACATTGCAGCATCCTTATCCCACACTTTGTCCTTCTTACTGGGCacatttttgtcagtttgtgCAACCATGCAGCTAACACTGGTCTCTTCTACATCCATAGGCTCAGTTTTCAGTCTGGAGTCTCCAGCTGACGCCGCGCCACCAGCCTCTCCCATGCTAGAGCTGCTGGGTTGTGGCAAATCATCAGGCAGCGAGGCAAGACACCCCTGGATCATCTCAACCACCCGCTCCAGATGCTTCTGGAAACGCTCAGCCGTCTCCAGCCTCTGTCTCTTCTGAACCTCCATCATGACCCGCAGCGTCTCTCTGGCCTGGTGGGGACGGTACTCGTTGATGAGGTGATGTATGTGGACAAAAAGGAGCTTCAAGTCCTCCAGCTTCTCCTCTCGCTTAATGCTGCCTGGGCTTTTGATGAGGATGTCCAGAAGGTCCAGAAAGTTGACCAGGATGGACATATTTAGTTTCTTCAGCTCTCTTTTGTGGTCAAACTGCATAGGGTGAAGGCGCTCGATGCCTTGGCTCTCCAGTGGTCGAATAATGAGATCATCACATTGGAACTGATTACCAAACATCATGTAAGTGTCTCGAATAGGAGGAGGGGGTTTGGGGGCCAGCCCCTTTCGCACATTTTCATCCGTGTACTCCTTGATGTACTGCAtcggaggaggaggaagagcacTGACCTGCTGTGGCTCCCCCATTTTGGAAATCTAATCAGGAAAAGCAAGAAAATAATCGTAAGTATTGGTTAAGTTAACCagtaacattatttaataatgctagcatttgttaataaaaaatagcatttctTGGGGATACATTTTACAAACAATCATTTGTTATAAACAAAAttcgctttgaaaaaaaaaaagattcaatttaCACATTCTTGTCCAGCAATATACTACAGTGAAACAAACACATTGGACGGCTTTGGCAATGCAGTAAAAGAGAAACTTACTTTAGTTTTTCAACAAAACTGGTTTAGAAACAGCTAGGTTAACAGTTTACAAGCTAAATGTTACGGTTCACCGAATAATGATTCATAGATTAGCAAAGCGACTGATTTTGCGGGACTCGTCGCTGTAGTATTTAACACAAAAATACTCACCGAAACTACTGgctcacttaaaaaaaagtacTGTCAGCTACGTAAACAGATTTTCAGAAAACATAAGCAAAGCGATCAAGTCCTCTTGCATGTCTCGCTTTGCGATTTCTTCATGTCTAAAGATGAATTGATTGCATTGGTGCACAGTCCCTTAGCAACGAGGTATTTCATTGGTCAAAGACGGATCAGGGCGGGTCTTAAGTAAAACGTATTAAATAACATCGTGGCTTGACATTGATAAATAGATTAGTCTTTGTGCTTtgtgtaaacaaaatataaaataataggtaaattaaatttactttaaaaaatcatagtggttttaatgagaaaatttacattttgcttgtttgatttttgtttctATTACTTAAAtgccttgtttgtttatttgttttatttgtttatttgttttatttgctgtTACAGGTTGCCTTTTATTGGCTATTTGGTTCAGACAAGGACTGTAGGTTACAAAGGTCAAAGCTCTAAAATGGGCGAGTAACTGTTAAAGTGATAATTGATTTATCTTAAATGtgctatattatattttaagttattgtatttgtgtgtgtgtgtgtgtttgtgtgtgtgtgtgtgtgtgtgtgtgtgtgcgtgcgtgcgtgcgtgtgcttgtttgtgtgtgtgtgtgtctgtgtgtgtgtgtttgcattctcCATGGCATTTTCTACTTAATTTTTTATGCTTATTTGTTGTTCTTTcttgtttattaattttgtgttgtataattgttttatatatttgaataaaaatagtaTATTATATTGAGAATTTATTAAAGGAAAACCTGATTAGgttgatatagatatatatatatacattggtCATAGTGTACAGTTTATATACTCATAAACATTGGTTAGGCTCATGCACCTCCTACAAAAGGTCaagaaagcaaaataaaataacaaataatgtattgtttgtcagtaaaaaaaaaggggaaatgtattttttaattaattacaaatgttACCAGTAAATATGTTGGACATTTGAATCCTCTCTTCACATAATTGTATACTCTTTTAACCTACACAATAACTCTCATTTCATTTCGTGCTTTGTTGTCGCCAATAGCAGATGTGAacagtaattaatttactttttaaatgacagtttGTTTCACAGTGATGTGgatttcttattattgtttttggtTAGAGAATTTTTCAACCTCTAAGTCAAGTTTCACATTTTTGTCGATTATATCTGTTCTCAAAAATATTAACACCAATTTTTCTAGAATAACATGTGAATGTTTCTTCTCTTCCCACTGCCTCCATGATAAAATAGAAGCATAAATGTTCAAGTGAATCCTCCTTTTAAAGTTTGGCTTTGTTTACAATGTTATAACTGTCACAGTGTCCCAGTTAAAGAGAGAGACATATGGTTCTATTTGCAGCttctttatttaacaaaaggGACACAGGGAAACAAAACGCAACTTCAACCAGGAACAGAAACCAAACTAAATGTGACAGTTACAGAGGCTCACACATGGAAAGTAACAATTGATATCAGCTACActgtaatattataatgaaaaaccACTTAATAAACCTTCTAAAAATGTGTTAACGAAGAAGGAGAAAGagcaagtgtttgtgtgtgtgtgtgtgtgtgtgtgtgtgtgtgtgtgtgtttgtgcgtgcacgtgtgtgtgtgtgtgtgtatgtgtgtgcgtgcatgtgatTGCTTGGGAGTTTAACTTGTGCAGTCTACCTCAGGAAGTGGCTTACCTTAAGTGTCAACTCCGGAAACCTATGCTTTATACATCAGTGTAAGCTCTACAAGTGTATAACTAGTGATTGCCACACATCATTCACCATGTGTCAACCTTCTATGAGGTAgttaaatatccagatttcaccATGTACCCAAGGGTCATCCTAAAGGAAACACTGTACAAGAAATCACAACAGAAAAGAAGAACTTCGCCGTGCAATTACAAAGAGAGGATTTTTGTGCTAAACACACAGGAGTTGACATACTTCGAACATCGTCCTGGGGTAAGTAGTCACACCTTCTGGAGACTTCACTGTATCTGTTACTAATAACTTTGTAGTATTTCGAAAGCTACTGTTTTTTATTGAATGCAAAATTACTTTATCCACCTTTTTAGTAAGTTAAGAAATGTCTGTGATGAATGAGCAGTAGAATAATGATATTCCTTTGTATATCGCCTTAGAAAAAGCAAACTCAGAAAGGCTGCATCGAACTGTCTCATATCAATTGTGTGGAGATCGTTCGCAGTGATGTTCCCATTCCCTGTGATTACAAGTACCCTTTCCAGGTGAGAAACCAGTGGAGTTTTGCTTCAAGATCTTGCTCATACAGGAGAAAGTgcctgtaaatattttcaaaataatgcatatagaaaaacattgagaaaaatctCAAATGAACATTCGGCATGTTTGATTTCTGTTTACATTGCTTAAAAGTTTGTGTATTTATGTCTGTTGACAGGTCGCCCATGACAGCTACTATCTTTATGTGTTTGCTCCAGACAATGATTGTAGGTTAAAATGGGTCAGAGCTCTGAAAGAAGGTAAGcagctgttacagaaagtgatacgCATCgtgaaaacagaaaagaaagtgTAGAGTGGAATATGATCTTGGTCTGCTTTCAATACTTTTGTTTAGATGTGTACTTtatcttttgtattttatgttatttcttCAACTTATGAAGCAACGCAAAACAACAACTTATTTCTGAAGTACCATCCTGACTTCTGGGGCGAAGGGAAATGGAGATGTTGTCATCAGACCGAGAAGCTGGCGACGGGATGCAGTGAATACTATCCCAATGGAGGTGCAAAATCTTTCGAGTTGAACAGATTTCACATTTCAAATCATAAAACATCATAGTCACTCCACAAAATATTAATGCAGTGGAGTATGATGAATCTCAGTCCATTTCTATCAGTTTCATAAATTTATAAGCGTTTCATTTCATCCCACAGCCAAACCACTTCCCCCAACTCCAGATCCCATGGTTCGTCATTCAGTTTCTGTTTACAGTTTCTGATTCCtatgcttttatatattttatacttaatGTTTTAGGTTTTTCAATTTTGAAATAGCTTCAAATGTTtaagattattcaaatgtttctgttgtttttgtagtTTAGGACATTTAGGACAGTGATGAGATGTTGTAAATTGAGCTGTCTGCATGTATCCTCTAGCGCCGATGTTCAGATCCAGAGGAGAGGATTGTTGTGGCTTTGAGGAATTTCAGCCCTGTAGAAGATACAGACCTGCCTTTGCATAAAGATGAAGAGTATTTTGTCATTGACAGTTCGGAGCCAAACTGGTGGACTGTGAAGGACAAAAACGGGTAATTATCTTAATTCTTGCACTTTCTTaagttaaatgtattataatgccTTCTAAAATAATGTTAAGTTTGACACACTACATtaacatgttaattaataaaagtttttCACTCTGCCGAACGAGAATGCCACACCTTTCCTCTCGCCGTCATGAATATCAGACACAAAAACCCATTCGATTAATAGATATGAACCATTTCAGCACTGAGTAACAGTTCAATTtacaaaaaagtcatttaaaaatgctcaaaagttttaaacatttcaaatggGATTTATAATTTCATCATTTACCTGTAGCATCATTCCTGCTGTATTATATAACAACATGATACaaatttattatgtacattataTCTGGAAGTTAACTGATTTGAGCATCTTAATTTACACTTTAACTCTTTGGAAATATTACAATgatatataaagtatttattgCTAAAACGGGATCAAAAGCATGGTGCTTCTTAGATATTTAGCATTAAACAATGGCAAAGGTCTTAGGTGGagagtttattttgttttatttattttattattattattattattattataaatgcctcAAGATGTTGTCGATATGCTAAAAACATCTATAAAGAAAGAAAGGGACATAATCCtctatatgattattatcaagccaagattatgttaattaaaaaataattttttttttatataagaataaGCAATAAGGGCAGTACTGATATTTAGCTCCTCTTCTATGGAGTTGCTAAAGTTTTGTTTAGCATGATAATGATTTAAAACAGGGAAAAAGCACAGAATTGTGGGAAAACAATGGTTTTTAATTAAAACTCAGTGGTAGGAAATAACAGAGGCTTTTAAAACTTACAAGTAacgttttttgtgcttttttccccATTACAGAAATGTTGGCACGGTGCCATGTATATATGTGGCAGAAAAAATATCAGACAACATTGATACATTTGAGTAAGTTCTCATCCGTATGTTACAGAATAAAACATTTGATatgaaagaggggaaaaaaatgtctTGAGTTCATAAAGCTTGATTAATACAGTAATGGTTTTGGTTTTTCCAATGCTTTGTGGTTTTATAGATGGTACAATAAAGACATAACTCGGACCGAGGCGGAGAACTTACTAATGAGAGAGGTAAGGCAAAAAAACTAATGACATTCATGATGTCAATAAATGTTTCCATATCATAAATCAGATAACCGCAAACTTTAACTTTGTTAAACACTAATGTCATGCCACTTCAgtacattttcacagtttttggGCATTGCAGAAACTTGGGTTTCTTTGCAAACCTGCAACAGCAACGTCTGCAGACGGTGCAGGCAAAAGCATGCAGAGTTCAAACAAAATCTACAGCCCTTAAACCAGAATGTGGCTGCTGTGTTTCCTGTCAAGACAACCTTACATGTTATGTTTTAAATCAGACATGAGTTCAATATCTGTCATAACCATTATCATTAACTAGCTTTAACTGTCTCTCTACAAAATACATCCATACCACTTTATTTGTCAGAAtgaaacaaaaatcataattctgTGTATACTTTCTCATTTAtggtatttatattttgtaaggGTTGACATTTACGGTTTAATTTGTGGTTAACATTAAAGGTTTTCTTTACAGAACAAGGACGGGGGTTTCATGGTTCGGGACTCTAAACACCCAGGTGTATACACCGTGTCAATATTTTCCAGAATCTCAGGGTAAACGCTTACTTTGCTATGAAATGAATGTTGCTTACAATCACTTACAAAGAAACATCTGATCATgttattcagtcattatttgaTCTTCCACTGGTGTTCTGAAGTTTTTAATGAATGTCATTCATCTGCAGGACTGATGGAGAGAAGTATCCCCTAGTTAAGCACTACCAGATCAAAGTACAAAGAGAAGGTGAAAAGGTCATGTATTACTTAGCTGAGAAATACGTGTTTCCGACCATTCCAGAGCTCATCCGCTATCATCAACACAATCCAGCAGGTAAAACTTCCATGTAAAGAGTTGCTCTGACAGTATATTGCATGCCAATATTTGGAATAGCATTCATTACATAATATCTCATTAGAGGCACTGTCTTTTGAAAT
This DNA window, taken from Carassius auratus strain Wakin chromosome 14, ASM336829v1, whole genome shotgun sequence, encodes the following:
- the LOC113113909 gene encoding tyrosine-protein kinase ITK/TSK-like isoform X2 → MYPRVILKETLYKKSQQKRRTSPCNYKERIFVLNTQELTYFEHRPGKKQTQKGCIELSHINCVEIVRSDVPIPCDYKYPFQVAHDSYYLYVFAPDNDCRLKWVRALKEATQNNNLFLKYHPDFWGEGKWRCCHQTEKLATGCSEYYPNGAKPLPPTPDPMRRCSDPEERIVVALRNFSPVEDTDLPLHKDEEYFVIDSSEPNWWTVKDKNGNVGTVPCIYVAEKISDNIDTFEWYNKDITRTEAENLLMRENKDGGFMVRDSKHPGVYTVSIFSRISGTDGEKYPLVKHYQIKVQREGEKVMYYLAEKYVFPTIPELIRYHQHNPAGLITRLRHCVSRNVTNPRIKELSSDKWEIHPDELTLSEELGSGQFGLVWKGSWNDLHVAVKTVREGFMSEEEFKEEAQVMMKLSHDKLVHLYGVVTLRSPIYLVFEFMENGCLTDFLRARKGRFSQEVLLGMCLDVSEGMAYLESSNFIHRDLAARNCLVSEDNVVKISDFGMTRFVLDDQYTSSFGSKFPVRWSSPEVIKFGKYSSKSDVWSFGVFMWEVYSEGRVPYDTRSNAEVVETLNAGLRLLRPRLCPQSVYELMQWSWKEKPEDRPSFALLLHELSCLEQEP
- the med7 gene encoding mediator of RNA polymerase II transcription subunit 7, with the translated sequence MGEPQQVSALPPPPMQYIKEYTDENVRKGLAPKPPPPIRDTYMMFGNQFQCDDLIIRPLESQGIERLHPMQFDHKRELKKLNMSILVNFLDLLDILIKSPGSIKREEKLEDLKLLFVHIHHLINEYRPHQARETLRVMMEVQKRQRLETAERFQKHLERVVEMIQGCLASLPDDLPQPSSSSMGEAGGAASAGDSRLKTEPMDVEETSVSCMVAQTDKNVPSKKDKVWDKDAAMCSIIDEMT
- the LOC113113909 gene encoding tyrosine-protein kinase ITK/TSK-like isoform X1, producing MLYTSVVILKETLYKKSQQKRRTSPCNYKERIFVLNTQELTYFEHRPGKKQTQKGCIELSHINCVEIVRSDVPIPCDYKYPFQVAHDSYYLYVFAPDNDCRLKWVRALKEATQNNNLFLKYHPDFWGEGKWRCCHQTEKLATGCSEYYPNGAKPLPPTPDPMRRCSDPEERIVVALRNFSPVEDTDLPLHKDEEYFVIDSSEPNWWTVKDKNGNVGTVPCIYVAEKISDNIDTFEWYNKDITRTEAENLLMRENKDGGFMVRDSKHPGVYTVSIFSRISGTDGEKYPLVKHYQIKVQREGEKVMYYLAEKYVFPTIPELIRYHQHNPAGLITRLRHCVSRNVTNPRIKELSSDKWEIHPDELTLSEELGSGQFGLVWKGSWNDLHVAVKTVREGFMSEEEFKEEAQVMMKLSHDKLVHLYGVVTLRSPIYLVFEFMENGCLTDFLRARKGRFSQEVLLGMCLDVSEGMAYLESSNFIHRDLAARNCLVSEDNVVKISDFGMTRFVLDDQYTSSFGSKFPVRWSSPEVIKFGKYSSKSDVWSFGVFMWEVYSEGRVPYDTRSNAEVVETLNAGLRLLRPRLCPQSVYELMQWSWKEKPEDRPSFALLLHELSCLEQEP